The Epilithonimonas zeae genome contains a region encoding:
- the rpsT gene encoding 30S ribosomal protein S20 codes for MANHKSALKRIRQNEVRRLRNRYYHKTARTALKALRNEENKAAAVEQLPKVISLLDKLAKKNIIHKNKASNLKSKLTKHVNGLA; via the coding sequence ATGGCAAATCATAAATCAGCATTAAAGAGAATTAGACAAAACGAAGTAAGAAGACTTCGTAACAGATACTACCACAAAACTGCAAGAACAGCTTTGAAAGCGTTGAGAAACGAAGAAAACAAGGCAGCAGCAGTTGAGCAGTTACCTAAAGTTATCTCTTTATTGGATAAATTAGCAAAGAAGAATATTATTCATAAGAATAAAGCTTCTAACTTAAAAAGTAAATTAACTAAACACGTAAACGGTTTAGCTTAA
- a CDS encoding N-acetylmuramoyl-L-alanine amidase family protein, with amino-acid sequence MTSFKFYNKIFFLLTFFIGFSSIYSQKKFTIVLDAGHGGSDIGANRTYSDIGSVQEKNVTLGIVLKLGKMLEKNKDYKVIYTRKIDEYPSLTTRTTLANRSKADLFISVHVNSSPSKSATAQGTETFVQGPNQNKANLDVAKAENDVIFLDEKDRENFASYNPSSPESLIALKIQQSKYLEASLIIGGLVEENFVKKDKRMSRGVKQENLHVLRMNAMPSILIETGFVNNYEDAHYISTEDGQQAIAESIFNAITSYKKLVDRNVKEPEPEKPVEQPLKNDFRILLMSTPSRYTEDDPALKGLKYILPIKEGEFYKYYYGTTNYASVKDTNLKTARDAGFRNSMAISFVPNQALGMGYYTIEVYAGKDKLDSKSNILRALPDIVRNKENGIFYYTNGKYRTLEDAVKAQKDLESKGISNTVIEKKLK; translated from the coding sequence ATGACCAGCTTCAAATTTTATAATAAAATTTTCTTTCTGTTAACATTTTTTATCGGTTTTAGCAGTATTTATTCACAAAAAAAATTCACCATTGTTCTGGATGCTGGACACGGTGGAAGCGACATTGGCGCTAACAGAACATATAGTGACATTGGTTCTGTTCAAGAGAAAAACGTAACTCTGGGAATCGTTTTGAAATTGGGAAAAATGTTAGAGAAAAATAAGGATTACAAAGTCATCTATACCAGAAAAATAGACGAATATCCTTCTTTAACTACCAGAACAACGCTTGCTAACAGAAGCAAAGCTGACCTTTTCATATCAGTTCATGTCAACTCATCGCCGAGCAAAAGTGCTACAGCGCAAGGAACAGAAACCTTTGTCCAAGGTCCTAATCAAAACAAAGCGAATCTGGATGTTGCAAAAGCAGAAAATGATGTGATTTTCTTAGATGAAAAAGATAGAGAAAACTTCGCATCCTATAATCCAAGTTCTCCGGAATCCTTAATTGCCCTTAAAATTCAGCAAAGCAAATATCTTGAGGCAAGTCTTATCATTGGTGGCTTGGTTGAAGAGAATTTTGTAAAAAAAGATAAAAGAATGTCTCGTGGTGTAAAACAAGAAAACTTACACGTTTTAAGAATGAATGCGATGCCATCTATACTTATAGAAACCGGATTTGTTAACAATTATGAAGACGCTCATTATATTTCCACAGAAGACGGACAGCAAGCCATTGCAGAAAGTATCTTCAATGCTATTACAAGTTATAAAAAACTCGTGGATAGAAACGTAAAAGAACCGGAGCCTGAAAAACCTGTAGAACAGCCTTTGAAAAACGACTTCAGAATATTATTGATGAGCACGCCGTCCAGATATACAGAAGATGACCCAGCTCTGAAAGGTTTAAAATACATTTTACCTATTAAAGAAGGTGAATTCTACAAGTATTATTACGGAACAACAAACTATGCTTCGGTAAAAGACACCAATCTGAAGACAGCCAGAGATGCCGGATTTAGAAATTCTATGGCCATCAGTTTTGTTCCAAATCAAGCTTTAGGAATGGGTTACTATACTATAGAAGTATATGCCGGAAAAGATAAGTTAGATTCTAAATCTAATATATTAAGGGCTCTTCCAGATATTGTAAGAAATAAAGAGAATGGTATTTTCTATTATACTAATGGTAAGTACAGAACTCTTGAAGATGCTGTAAAAGCTCAGAAAGATTTGGAAAGTAAAGGGATCTCCAATACTGTCATCGAGAAAAAATTGAAATAG
- a CDS encoding putative LPS assembly protein LptD yields the protein MTALARSIFKSILLILNILIFNNILSQTVPKNVDEKSGIRDSINITKDSLGVKKKDTILPKEELEGIVKMKAEKRNTSSITNKQTSLYKNAQIIYQDMQIDADYIRFEWETGKIYARGEQDEKGKIIKPAIATQAGKKYEYNEVIYNIKTKQAIAFNARTEESEGVIVAQKTKKYNDSVFVMSRGMYTTDEYFLKKKDSLPDYHMSARIIKLLKGKNSSQIVTGPIQMYIEQVPTPLIMPFAILPFSDKRSAGILIPSFGERQDVGFFLNGLGYYQPIGDHFDLKILSDLYTKGSWNLKPELNYLKKYRYSGNFAADYGYTVRGIKGLDDYSKTRTFRIAWRHSQDSKANPYFTFNASVDVVSSSAFYTNTVNNNYIFNGNVLNTTQTSRVNVTKRFLNLPITISASMAYNQNFATKLTDLRLPDMTIAVNQFYLFKPKTGVRTGLLENINVNTGFALSNYVTTTEDKLFKQEMWKDLKTGAKNNISLSTNTTLAKYFTFTLSANADNVLTTKTLEKKYNPLTNLVEDNYKSNVSGYTTFSTSASLQTVLYGQKNFNKNSPIVAIRHMITPSMSFSYSPDFGERSWGYYKNYSNARGEMTPYSIFEGGIYGAPSSGLQQTMGFNVSNNLEMKVKSKTDSTGVKKVKIFENLNISGGYNFAAEKYKWSVFSVSAQSSFFNNKLNVNSSMTIEPYEIVFTEGSDVGVRTENFGHFSLQGINVQLSYPMSEAIFGKKEEGSKKYKKKGEIRNENYFFDDDNYSHYSPTWTLNVNANYAYTRGLSRLGTKVASLGLDGSIKLTPYWNINGSTNYDIERKELGYTRLGFSRDQRSFTITFNWVPFGQYKVYDFFIGIKANILKDAVKYKERSFTQPNSTF from the coding sequence ATGACTGCATTGGCTCGAAGTATTTTCAAAAGTATATTACTAATTTTAAATATCCTAATTTTTAACAATATTTTATCACAAACTGTGCCTAAAAATGTTGATGAAAAAAGCGGTATTCGTGACTCTATAAATATAACCAAAGATTCCTTAGGTGTAAAGAAAAAAGATACGATTCTTCCTAAAGAAGAGTTGGAAGGTATCGTAAAAATGAAGGCTGAAAAGCGAAATACTTCTTCCATTACCAACAAGCAAACCTCTCTTTATAAGAATGCTCAGATTATCTATCAGGATATGCAAATCGATGCAGATTACATCAGATTCGAATGGGAAACCGGGAAAATCTATGCAAGAGGAGAGCAGGATGAAAAAGGCAAGATTATAAAACCGGCCATTGCAACACAAGCGGGTAAAAAATATGAATACAACGAGGTAATTTACAATATCAAAACCAAACAAGCCATCGCTTTCAATGCCAGAACAGAAGAGAGTGAAGGTGTTATTGTGGCGCAAAAAACCAAGAAGTATAATGACTCTGTTTTTGTAATGAGCAGAGGAATGTACACAACGGATGAATATTTTCTGAAGAAAAAAGATTCTTTGCCGGATTATCATATGTCTGCCCGTATCATCAAACTTTTGAAAGGTAAAAACAGTTCACAGATTGTAACTGGCCCCATCCAAATGTACATAGAACAAGTTCCCACGCCTTTGATTATGCCGTTTGCTATTCTTCCTTTTTCAGATAAAAGATCCGCGGGTATTTTGATTCCAAGTTTTGGAGAAAGGCAGGACGTTGGTTTCTTCCTGAATGGTTTGGGATATTACCAACCTATTGGCGATCACTTTGATTTGAAAATTCTTTCAGATTTATACACCAAAGGAAGCTGGAATTTGAAGCCGGAACTTAATTATCTTAAAAAATACCGCTACTCTGGAAATTTCGCGGCGGATTACGGTTATACGGTTCGTGGAATCAAAGGTTTGGATGATTATTCTAAAACAAGAACTTTCAGAATCGCTTGGCGACATTCTCAGGATTCTAAAGCTAACCCATATTTCACATTCAACGCCAGTGTGGATGTTGTAAGCAGTAGTGCTTTTTATACTAATACAGTTAATAACAATTATATTTTCAATGGTAATGTTCTGAATACAACCCAGACTTCCAGAGTGAATGTTACTAAAAGATTTCTGAACCTTCCGATTACAATTAGTGCAAGTATGGCTTACAACCAGAACTTTGCTACGAAACTTACTGATTTGCGTTTGCCGGATATGACGATTGCAGTTAATCAGTTCTATCTTTTCAAACCAAAAACAGGTGTTAGAACCGGATTGCTGGAAAACATCAACGTGAATACAGGTTTTGCATTGAGTAATTATGTAACAACTACAGAAGATAAGCTTTTCAAACAGGAAATGTGGAAAGACCTGAAAACGGGCGCAAAAAACAATATCTCACTTTCTACAAACACAACATTAGCCAAATATTTTACATTTACTTTATCGGCTAATGCAGATAATGTTTTAACGACAAAGACTCTGGAAAAAAAATACAATCCATTGACCAACTTGGTGGAGGATAATTATAAAAGTAATGTTAGTGGTTATACCACATTCTCTACAAGTGCAAGTTTGCAGACGGTTTTGTATGGTCAGAAAAACTTTAACAAAAACTCTCCGATTGTTGCTATTCGTCATATGATAACGCCAAGTATGAGCTTTTCCTATTCTCCGGATTTTGGTGAGAGAAGCTGGGGTTATTATAAGAATTATTCTAATGCCAGAGGAGAAATGACGCCTTATTCTATCTTCGAAGGTGGGATTTATGGTGCACCCTCTTCCGGACTTCAGCAAACTATGGGTTTCAATGTCTCAAATAATTTGGAGATGAAAGTGAAGTCCAAAACAGACTCTACCGGAGTGAAAAAAGTGAAGATTTTTGAAAATCTTAATATTTCCGGAGGGTATAACTTTGCGGCAGAAAAATACAAATGGTCGGTTTTCAGTGTTAGTGCGCAGTCGTCATTCTTTAATAATAAATTGAATGTCAACTCCAGTATGACGATTGAACCTTATGAAATTGTATTTACCGAAGGAAGTGACGTTGGCGTAAGAACAGAAAATTTTGGACATTTCAGTTTACAAGGAATTAATGTTCAATTATCTTACCCGATGAGTGAAGCCATTTTTGGTAAGAAGGAAGAAGGCTCCAAAAAGTACAAAAAGAAAGGAGAAATACGGAACGAGAATTATTTCTTTGATGATGATAATTACTCCCACTATTCTCCAACCTGGACACTGAATGTGAATGCCAATTATGCTTACACAAGAGGTCTTTCCCGTTTAGGTACCAAAGTTGCATCGCTTGGTTTGGATGGTAGTATAAAGCTGACACCTTATTGGAATATCAACGGAAGTACAAACTATGATATAGAAAGGAAAGAGCTGGGGTACACAAGACTTGGGTTTTCCAGAGATCAGCGTAGTTTTACCATAACATTCAACTGGGTGCCTTTTGGGCAGTATAAAGTCTATGATTTCTTTATCGGAATCAAAGCCAATATCCTGAAAGATGCGGTGAAATATAAAGAAAGAAGTTTCACACAACCTAACAGTACTTTTTAA
- a CDS encoding RidA family protein, whose protein sequence is MKTIIHTSDAPAAIGPYSQATLVNGTLYISGQIPVDPETGKLVEGIDKETHQVMKNLKAILTAADMNFDNAVKASIFLKNMDDFAVVNEIYASYFNNDQFPARETVQVSCLPKNVDVEISMIAYKD, encoded by the coding sequence ATGAAAACAATCATTCATACATCAGACGCTCCGGCTGCTATCGGACCTTATTCGCAAGCAACTTTAGTCAACGGAACCTTGTATATCTCTGGTCAGATTCCTGTAGATCCGGAAACTGGAAAGTTGGTAGAAGGTATTGATAAGGAAACACATCAGGTGATGAAAAACCTGAAAGCTATTTTAACAGCCGCTGATATGAATTTTGATAATGCTGTAAAAGCTTCTATCTTCCTTAAAAATATGGATGATTTTGCAGTAGTGAATGAGATCTATGCTTCCTATTTTAATAACGATCAATTTCCGGCGAGAGAAACCGTGCAGGTGTCTTGCCTTCCCAAAAATGTGGATGTAGAAATCTCTATGATTGCTTACAAGGACTAG
- a CDS encoding DUF6705 family protein gives MKKIILLIIVNIFLSCNAQEYPLRTYGIEFPKDSYLKDTTNELSQYEGVWKATWSNKTIFITLKKIKYYKDFLDSRAYYADILIGKFKVSDNNGNILFDNTNIIDDKAKIKGTNFGKSDNKYSLFYIDRDLCGITGDIIINFIDSAKTKLQWIYSKDTNWIDTDCFYYDKPASERPDPLPYNIIFTKQ, from the coding sequence ATGAAAAAAATAATCTTATTAATTATAGTCAACATATTTCTGTCCTGTAACGCACAGGAATATCCATTAAGAACTTACGGAATAGAATTTCCAAAGGATTCTTATTTGAAAGACACCACCAATGAACTTTCACAATATGAAGGCGTATGGAAAGCAACTTGGAGCAATAAAACTATTTTTATTACTCTAAAAAAAATTAAATACTATAAAGATTTTCTAGACTCTCGTGCCTATTATGCCGATATTTTAATAGGAAAGTTTAAAGTGTCGGATAATAATGGAAATATTTTATTTGATAATACCAATATAATCGATGATAAAGCAAAAATAAAAGGCACTAATTTTGGGAAATCAGATAATAAATATTCACTATTTTATATAGATAGAGATTTATGTGGTATAACAGGAGATATTATTATCAACTTTATAGATTCTGCAAAAACAAAGCTGCAATGGATTTATTCCAAAGATACCAACTGGATAGATACAGATTGTTTCTATTATGATAAGCCTGCCTCTGAAAGACCAGATCCGTTGCCTTATAATATAATTTTCACTAAGCAATAA
- a CDS encoding M23 family metallopeptidase, translating into MRKLIWAIIILKNSFLFSQAPNLKIYYQKKNDTITLLMDNQDSLPYSIEFFGQPKVENMRSIGEHFKNRYVIEENTSKLRLAQFVPLDIHKPSSFKKIPEFKLTPGNNWKDADEDYIYDLPYAKGRMFAVVQGYNGGYSHKNQNALDFEMPEGTEVLAAREGVVILLKQDSNTGCDNEACAKDANFIIILHSDGTMASYVHLQFNSLNVKKGDKVKKGQVIALSGNTGWSTGPHLHFNCSVLNPQKYRSLRTLFRINDGHKAEYLIQGVNYRKNY; encoded by the coding sequence ATGAGAAAATTAATTTGGGCGATAATTATTTTAAAAAATAGTTTTCTATTTTCGCAAGCACCTAATCTTAAAATTTATTACCAGAAGAAGAATGATACCATTACACTTTTGATGGATAATCAAGATTCTCTTCCATATTCAATTGAGTTTTTTGGACAACCAAAGGTTGAGAATATGAGGTCGATAGGCGAGCATTTCAAAAATCGGTATGTGATTGAAGAGAATACATCCAAATTAAGGTTAGCTCAATTTGTTCCTCTAGATATCCATAAGCCTTCCAGCTTTAAAAAAATACCTGAATTCAAGTTGACGCCAGGCAATAATTGGAAAGATGCTGATGAAGATTATATTTATGATCTACCTTATGCTAAAGGAAGAATGTTTGCAGTAGTGCAGGGATATAATGGGGGATATTCTCATAAAAATCAAAATGCCCTTGATTTTGAAATGCCGGAAGGAACTGAAGTTCTGGCAGCGAGAGAAGGTGTTGTAATTTTGCTTAAGCAAGATAGTAATACAGGATGTGACAATGAAGCTTGTGCTAAAGATGCTAATTTTATAATTATCTTACATTCTGATGGAACAATGGCCTCTTATGTACACTTGCAATTTAATAGTTTAAATGTAAAAAAGGGTGATAAAGTAAAAAAAGGACAAGTGATAGCCTTAAGTGGTAATACCGGATGGAGCACGGGTCCACATTTACATTTTAATTGCTCTGTGCTTAACCCCCAAAAATATAGAAGTCTTAGAACATTGTTTCGTATTAATGATGGGCATAAAGCAGAATATCTAATACAAGGGGTTAATTATAGAAAAAATTATTAA
- the asnB gene encoding asparagine synthase B, translating into MCGIVCVFDTKQKNEVIRPQILEMSKKIRHRGPDWSGIYQHDNVIFSHERLAIVDPTSGKQPLFTKDKKVALAVNGEIYNHQELRSEFPDYEFLTQSDCEVILALYRRDGKKFLEKLNGIFAFALYDEENDAYLIGRDHMGIVPLYMGWDKNGSFYVASELKSLEGVCNKIEEFLPGHFLYSKDGQELQQWYKRDWADFENVKDNETDIAAIRKGLEEAVHRQLMSDVPYGVLLSGGLDSSIIAAVTAKFARQRIESGDTQEAWYPRLHSFAVGLEGSPDLAAARKAADHIGSVHHEIKYTVQEGLDAIKDVIYHLETYDVTTIRASTPMYLLARVIKSMGIKMVLSGEGSDELFGGYLYFHKAPSAQAFHEETVRKLGKLHLYDCLRANKSLMAWGIEGRVPFLDKEFMDVAMTINPKDKMVTPERMEKWVLRKAFEDILPESIAWRQKEQFSDGVGYSWIDTLKQVAEDEVTDEMMANAKFRFPINVPMSKEEYRYRTIFESHFPSDSAASCVPSVPSVACSTPVALEWDEAFKNANDPSGRAVKVHETAY; encoded by the coding sequence ATGTGCGGAATTGTATGTGTATTTGATACAAAACAAAAGAATGAAGTTATAAGACCTCAAATATTAGAAATGTCTAAAAAAATTAGACACCGTGGTCCGGATTGGTCAGGAATCTACCAGCACGACAATGTGATTTTCTCCCATGAGAGACTGGCAATTGTAGATCCTACTTCTGGCAAACAACCATTATTTACAAAAGATAAAAAAGTTGCATTAGCAGTTAACGGCGAGATATATAATCATCAGGAATTGAGATCAGAATTTCCAGATTACGAATTTTTGACTCAGTCTGATTGTGAAGTTATTTTGGCTTTATACAGAAGAGACGGAAAAAAGTTCTTAGAAAAACTGAACGGAATTTTCGCTTTCGCCCTATATGATGAAGAAAATGACGCTTACCTAATAGGAAGAGACCATATGGGAATTGTTCCTTTATATATGGGTTGGGACAAAAACGGAAGTTTCTACGTCGCTTCAGAATTGAAGTCCTTAGAAGGTGTTTGTAATAAAATAGAAGAATTCCTGCCAGGTCATTTTCTTTATAGCAAAGATGGGCAGGAATTACAGCAATGGTACAAAAGAGACTGGGCAGACTTCGAGAATGTAAAAGATAACGAAACCGATATCGCAGCCATCAGAAAAGGATTAGAAGAAGCAGTTCACAGACAACTGATGAGCGATGTTCCTTATGGTGTTTTACTTTCTGGTGGTCTGGATTCTTCTATCATCGCGGCTGTAACTGCAAAATTTGCAAGACAAAGAATAGAAAGTGGTGACACTCAGGAAGCTTGGTATCCAAGATTACACAGTTTTGCTGTAGGTTTGGAAGGTTCTCCCGATTTGGCAGCGGCTAGAAAAGCAGCAGATCATATCGGTTCTGTTCATCACGAAATTAAATATACCGTTCAGGAAGGTTTGGATGCGATAAAAGATGTGATTTATCATTTGGAAACTTATGACGTAACGACTATCAGAGCTTCTACTCCAATGTATCTTTTGGCAAGAGTCATCAAATCGATGGGAATCAAAATGGTACTTTCCGGAGAAGGTTCAGACGAATTGTTTGGCGGTTACTTGTATTTCCACAAAGCACCATCTGCTCAAGCTTTCCACGAGGAAACCGTAAGAAAATTAGGAAAACTTCACCTTTATGATTGCTTAAGAGCCAACAAATCTCTAATGGCTTGGGGAATTGAAGGTAGAGTTCCTTTCCTTGACAAAGAATTTATGGATGTAGCGATGACCATCAATCCAAAAGATAAAATGGTAACACCCGAAAGAATGGAAAAATGGGTTCTGAGAAAAGCTTTTGAAGATATTTTACCCGAAAGTATTGCCTGGAGACAAAAAGAGCAGTTCAGTGATGGTGTTGGTTATTCCTGGATTGATACTTTGAAACAAGTAGCAGAAGATGAAGTGACAGACGAAATGATGGCGAATGCGAAATTCAGATTCCCGATTAACGTTCCGATGAGCAAAGAAGAATACAGATACAGAACCATCTTCGAAAGTCATTTCCCAAGTGATTCCGCTGCAAGTTGTGTTCCTTCTGTCCCTTCTGTAGCTTGTTCTACGCCTGTTGCTTTGGAATGGGATGAAGCTTTTAAAAATGCTAACGACCCAAGCGGAAGAGCGGTAAAAGTGCACGAGACAGCTTATTAG
- a CDS encoding adenylosuccinate synthase, protein MSTYVVVGLQYGDEGKGKITDVLSAKSDYVVRFQGGDNAGHTVYVGEEKFVLHLLPSGVLQCKGKCIIANGVVVNPKAFIKEIEQIESKGLKTNHVFISRRAHVIMPYHILLDTYREEEQGGTQIGTTKKGIGPCYEDKIARVGIRMIDLLNPEVLREKIEKNLKVKNSLFEKYFEKPGLDVEEIYQEFLALGERLKDRIVDTELEINEAIQDGKNILFEGAQALMLDIDFGTYPFVTSSSPSTGGVCTGAGVPPTALQNLIGVAKAYTTRVGNGPFPSELDNELGEKIRQIGFEFGATTGRPRRTGWLDLVSLKHACMINGINNLVITKLDVLTGIHPLKIATKYKTEDGKIIDYFTSSTTKLYDYEPIYEELEGWDEDITNARTYDELPANAKKYIEFIEEHLGINVYLVSVGPERSQNIIRKELF, encoded by the coding sequence ATGTCAACTTACGTAGTTGTAGGTCTCCAGTATGGAGATGAAGGGAAAGGAAAAATAACGGATGTTTTATCAGCCAAATCAGACTATGTAGTCCGTTTCCAGGGTGGTGATAATGCTGGCCATACCGTCTATGTTGGAGAAGAAAAATTTGTCCTGCATCTTTTGCCTTCAGGCGTTTTGCAGTGTAAAGGAAAGTGTATCATTGCTAACGGTGTGGTTGTAAACCCAAAAGCTTTCATTAAAGAAATCGAGCAGATAGAGAGCAAAGGCTTGAAAACGAATCACGTTTTCATCAGTAGAAGAGCACACGTGATAATGCCTTATCACATTTTACTAGATACTTATAGAGAAGAAGAACAAGGCGGAACCCAAATTGGGACTACCAAAAAAGGAATTGGTCCTTGTTATGAAGATAAAATCGCAAGAGTTGGGATCAGAATGATTGATCTTTTGAATCCCGAAGTTCTAAGAGAAAAAATCGAGAAAAATTTAAAAGTAAAGAATTCCCTTTTTGAAAAATATTTCGAAAAGCCAGGTTTGGATGTTGAAGAAATTTATCAGGAGTTTCTAGCTTTGGGAGAAAGACTGAAAGATAGAATTGTTGATACGGAATTAGAAATCAATGAAGCGATCCAGGACGGTAAAAATATTTTGTTTGAAGGTGCTCAAGCTTTGATGTTGGATATCGATTTCGGAACTTATCCATTCGTAACTTCATCTTCACCTTCTACAGGTGGTGTTTGTACAGGCGCAGGTGTTCCTCCAACAGCATTGCAAAATCTAATTGGAGTGGCTAAAGCTTACACAACAAGAGTTGGCAATGGACCTTTCCCATCAGAATTAGATAATGAATTAGGAGAGAAAATCAGACAAATTGGTTTTGAGTTTGGCGCTACAACAGGAAGACCAAGAAGAACAGGTTGGTTGGATCTGGTTTCTCTTAAGCACGCTTGTATGATTAACGGAATTAATAATTTGGTAATTACCAAGTTGGACGTTCTTACAGGAATTCATCCTTTGAAAATCGCTACGAAATATAAAACAGAAGACGGGAAAATTATCGATTACTTTACTTCTTCTACAACTAAATTATATGATTACGAACCAATCTATGAAGAATTGGAAGGTTGGGACGAAGATATTACCAATGCTAGAACATACGATGAGCTTCCTGCAAATGCAAAAAAATACATCGAGTTTATAGAGGAACATTTGGGAATTAATGTTTATTTGGTTTCGGTAGGGCCAGAACGTTCTCAGAATATTATTAGAAAAGAATTATTTTAA
- a CDS encoding helix-turn-helix transcriptional regulator has translation MNYIASILAKKRDLAKNEMEYEKSILFDVYTFVLVFLLLCNVVINILLFRPVNCIIFGSFTIFMLGTLFWPDRIRFNPKLLMLLFFFLGIMIFYFDTISGEGCMNYLSYVSLTIAVAFFFDYIRDRWIIFFLILSYLLWFLINVTTDYYLSRFYDQNLSPIEEWYVRIYKIIEISFCTFVGMYFIYRKERFLVKYYIEKEKLNAMIQKTDKINFSGELYELAMSKNSLFITYFKSQFPDFFDNILGATPNLISSELEICALLKLNLSTKEIAIATNSTVKAIENKKYRIRRKLDLSTETDINLYIINNF, from the coding sequence ATGAACTATATAGCTTCTATATTAGCTAAAAAAAGAGACCTTGCAAAAAATGAAATGGAATACGAAAAAAGTATCCTGTTCGATGTTTATACATTTGTTTTGGTTTTCCTTTTATTGTGCAATGTGGTTATTAACATCCTTCTTTTTCGTCCTGTGAATTGTATAATTTTTGGAAGCTTTACTATTTTTATGTTAGGCACATTGTTTTGGCCGGACAGAATCAGGTTCAATCCAAAACTTCTGATGTTACTTTTCTTTTTCTTAGGAATAATGATTTTTTATTTCGACACCATTTCAGGAGAAGGCTGTATGAACTATTTATCGTATGTTTCTTTAACCATTGCAGTAGCCTTTTTCTTCGATTATATCAGAGACCGATGGATTATATTCTTTTTGATTTTATCCTATCTACTTTGGTTTTTAATTAATGTTACTACTGATTATTATCTAAGTAGATTCTACGATCAGAATCTTTCTCCTATAGAAGAATGGTATGTTAGAATCTATAAAATCATAGAAATTTCTTTTTGCACCTTCGTCGGGATGTATTTCATCTACAGAAAAGAACGATTCCTTGTAAAATATTATATAGAAAAGGAAAAACTGAATGCTATGATTCAGAAAACAGATAAAATTAATTTTTCCGGAGAATTGTATGAATTGGCGATGAGTAAGAATTCATTATTCATTACTTATTTCAAATCTCAGTTTCCAGATTTTTTTGATAATATTTTAGGTGCTACACCAAACCTTATTTCATCCGAATTGGAAATATGTGCATTACTAAAGTTGAATCTTAGCACCAAAGAGATTGCTATCGCAACCAACTCTACAGTAAAAGCAATCGAAAATAAGAAGTATCGCATCCGTAGAAAGCTGGATTTGAGTACAGAAACAGACATTAATCTTTATATTATAAACAATTTCTAA
- a CDS encoding YMGG-like glycine zipper-containing protein produces the protein MKNLFLTGASIILLLSSCNKDEKVQAASLEQQKLDYQARQIDIEKQKLAIEKEKINFERQKDSLNKVEEEKEAERKAEANRVARKSSRRSSSSSSSGSVASNSSSSGSSGSSSSAGTTATQKKGWSSAAKGTVIGTVGGAAAGAIISKKNPGLGAVIGGVAGGATGYTIGRANDRKTGRVQK, from the coding sequence ATGAAAAATTTATTTTTAACAGGAGCGAGTATAATTTTATTGTTATCATCTTGTAATAAAGATGAAAAAGTACAAGCTGCTTCTTTGGAGCAACAAAAGTTGGATTATCAAGCTAGACAGATTGATATTGAAAAACAAAAGTTGGCCATAGAGAAAGAAAAAATCAATTTCGAAAGACAAAAAGATAGCCTCAATAAAGTGGAAGAGGAGAAAGAAGCAGAGAGAAAAGCTGAAGCTAATCGTGTTGCCAGAAAAAGTTCCAGAAGGAGTAGCTCTTCATCTTCATCAGGAAGCGTGGCTTCTAATTCTTCGTCTTCAGGCTCCTCAGGTTCCTCAAGTTCAGCTGGAACTACAGCGACTCAGAAAAAAGGCTGGAGTAGTGCGGCGAAAGGTACGGTTATTGGTACGGTTGGTGGAGCGGCAGCTGGAGCCATTATTTCTAAGAAAAATCCTGGTTTGGGAGCCGTAATTGGTGGTGTAGCAGGTGGTGCAACTGGTTATACAATTGGTAGAGCCAATGATAGAAAAACCGGGCGAGTACAGAAGTAA